One window of Curtobacterium sp. 458 genomic DNA carries:
- the nusG gene encoding transcription termination/antitermination protein NusG, whose protein sequence is MSDNSRDDIDLATAAEQSSEVEENQEGDVETGEQLAAESAEERAISVEDADDESLGLSDEPDDGTVDAGLDEALTALQESRDPEADAVVDDALEIDSADEAEAAVEAVEDEEEVELEEESAAQANETLAADEPAEVDPYEAFKAELRMKPGKWYVIHSYAGFERRVKSNIENRMVSMSMEDYIYQVEVPMEDVVEIKNGQRKLVTRVRIPSYVLVRMDLNEDSWSVVRHTPGVTGFVGNAHNPTPLRFDEAFGMLKSLVQVAEAAPAKGGAKSGGAAQAQPQAEVDFEIGETITIKEGSFAGLPGSISEIKPESGKLTVLVSLFERETPVELSFDQVTKL, encoded by the coding sequence TTGTCTGACAACTCCCGCGACGACATCGACCTCGCGACGGCTGCCGAGCAGTCCTCCGAGGTCGAGGAGAACCAGGAAGGCGACGTCGAGACCGGCGAGCAGCTCGCTGCCGAGTCCGCTGAGGAGCGTGCGATCTCGGTCGAGGACGCCGACGACGAGTCCCTCGGTCTGAGCGACGAGCCCGACGACGGCACGGTCGACGCCGGACTCGACGAGGCACTCACCGCCCTGCAGGAGTCGCGCGACCCCGAGGCCGACGCGGTCGTGGACGACGCCCTCGAGATCGACTCCGCCGACGAGGCCGAGGCCGCCGTCGAAGCGGTCGAGGACGAGGAAGAGGTCGAGCTCGAGGAGGAGTCCGCCGCGCAGGCGAACGAGACCCTCGCCGCCGACGAGCCCGCCGAGGTCGACCCGTACGAGGCCTTCAAGGCCGAGCTGCGGATGAAGCCCGGCAAGTGGTACGTCATCCACTCCTACGCGGGCTTCGAGCGTCGCGTGAAGTCGAACATCGAGAACCGCATGGTCTCGATGTCGATGGAGGACTACATCTACCAGGTCGAGGTCCCGATGGAGGACGTCGTCGAGATCAAGAACGGGCAGCGCAAGCTGGTCACCCGCGTCCGGATCCCCTCGTACGTGCTCGTCCGCATGGACCTCAACGAGGACTCGTGGTCGGTCGTCCGCCACACCCCGGGTGTCACCGGCTTCGTCGGCAACGCCCACAACCCGACCCCGCTCCGCTTCGACGAGGCCTTCGGCATGCTGAAGTCGCTCGTCCAGGTCGCCGAGGCCGCTCCGGCCAAGGGCGGCGCGAAGTCCGGCGGTGCCGCGCAGGCCCAGCCGCAGGCGGAGGTCGACTTCGAGATCGGCGAGACGATCACCATCAAGGAAGGCTCGTTCGCGGGCCTGCCGGGTTCGATCTCCGAGATCAAGCCGGAGAGCGGCAAGCTCACGGTCCTCGTCTCGCTGTTCGAGCGCGAGACCCCGGTCGAGCTCAGCTTCGACCAGGTCACCAAGCTGTAG
- a CDS encoding UDP-N-acetylmuramate dehydrogenase, with product MTDALLADLTTLRVGGPASTLLTATTTEELVEHTRTAWQDDDWLVVGGGSNLLVADPGFDGTVVLVRTRGIDHEIDVDGVTVRVAAGEPWDAFVAQTVTNGWTGLEALSGIPGTVGAAPVQNIGAYGVELSDVLTRIEFLDASTGERAWVPAAELALGYRSSTLKHGRRGVVLTVEFRLGAASDDGVPVRYAQLAGSLGVELGARVAPATVRDEVLRLRGSKGMVLDGDDHDTWSAGSFFTNPIVSAAFAETLPADAPRWPAGDDVKLSAAWLIEQAGVHRGYAVPGSRAAISSKHTLALTNRGGASAAQVAELARYVQITVLNRFGVTLVPEPVVVGDLLAAG from the coding sequence GTGACGGACGCCCTGCTCGCCGACCTCACGACGCTCCGCGTCGGCGGTCCTGCGAGCACCCTGCTCACCGCGACGACCACCGAGGAGCTCGTCGAGCACACCCGCACCGCCTGGCAGGACGACGACTGGCTCGTCGTCGGTGGTGGGAGCAACCTCCTCGTGGCCGACCCGGGCTTCGACGGCACGGTCGTGCTCGTCCGCACACGCGGCATCGACCACGAGATCGACGTCGACGGCGTCACCGTCCGCGTGGCGGCCGGTGAACCGTGGGACGCCTTCGTCGCGCAGACGGTGACGAACGGCTGGACCGGCCTGGAGGCACTGAGCGGCATCCCGGGCACGGTCGGTGCCGCCCCCGTGCAGAACATCGGCGCCTACGGGGTCGAGCTGTCCGACGTGCTCACCCGCATCGAGTTCCTCGACGCGTCGACGGGGGAGCGCGCGTGGGTGCCCGCGGCCGAGCTCGCGCTCGGCTACCGCTCGTCGACCCTGAAGCACGGACGACGCGGCGTGGTGCTCACGGTCGAGTTCCGGCTCGGCGCCGCGTCCGACGACGGCGTCCCGGTCCGCTACGCACAGCTCGCCGGGTCCCTCGGGGTCGAGCTCGGCGCCCGGGTGGCACCGGCGACCGTCCGCGACGAGGTCCTCCGCCTCCGCGGGTCGAAGGGCATGGTGCTCGACGGCGACGACCACGACACCTGGAGTGCCGGGTCGTTCTTCACGAACCCGATCGTCTCCGCGGCCTTCGCCGAGACCCTGCCCGCCGATGCTCCGCGCTGGCCCGCCGGCGACGACGTGAAGCTCAGCGCCGCGTGGCTCATCGAGCAAGCCGGCGTCCACCGCGGGTACGCGGTCCCCGGGTCACGCGCGGCGATCTCGTCGAAGCACACGCTGGCGCTGACGAACCGCGGGGGAGCGTCCGCGGCGCAGGTCGCAGAGCTGGCCCGCTACGTGCAGATCACGGTGCTCAACCGCTTCGGCGTCACGCTCGTGCCCGAGCCCGTGGTGGTGGGGGACCTGCTCGCCGCCGGCTGA
- the secE gene encoding preprotein translocase subunit SecE, translating into MASKDVEATADDVVAKAKQDRASRRGPFAAIALFIRQVIGELRKVVTPTRKELFSYTGVVLVFVIVMMVLVSVLDFVFGYGVGYVFGNGPTA; encoded by the coding sequence GTGGCGAGCAAAGACGTGGAAGCGACGGCGGACGACGTCGTCGCCAAGGCGAAGCAGGACCGCGCATCGCGTCGCGGGCCGTTCGCTGCCATCGCCCTGTTCATCCGTCAGGTCATCGGCGAGCTCCGCAAGGTGGTCACGCCGACCCGCAAGGAGCTCTTCAGCTACACCGGCGTCGTCCTGGTCTTCGTGATCGTGATGATGGTCCTGGTGTCGGTCCTCGACTTCGTGTTCGGGTACGGCGTCGGCTACGTCTTCGGCAACGGTCCGACCGCCTGA
- a CDS encoding pyridoxal phosphate-dependent aminotransferase, whose translation MSTAAEGPESTANPAAPQQRIASRIAAIAESATLKVDAKAKALKAASRPVISFAAGEPDFATPQHVVDAAVAAAQDPKNHRYTPATGLPELKQAIAAKTARESGVSVDPSQVIVTNGGKQAVYQAFQTIVDEGDEVLLPAPYWTTYPEAIRLAGGVPVDVFAGSDQDYLVTVEQLEAARTPKTKALLFCSPSNPTGSVYSVEQTKAIGEWALEHGIWVISDEIYQDLVYDGVRFTGILDAVPALADTTILVNGVAKTYAMTGWRVGWLIGPLDAVKAASNLQSHLSSNVSNVSQRAAIAALDGPQEPVAAMREAFDRRRRAIVDGLNAIPGFVTPTPKGAFYVYPDVTALLGREWAGSTPTTTLELADLILEHAEVAVVPGEAFGPSGYLRLSYALGDDDIAEGVSRLAKLFG comes from the coding sequence GTGAGCACCGCAGCCGAAGGCCCCGAGTCCACCGCCAACCCCGCCGCCCCGCAGCAGCGCATCGCGTCGCGCATCGCAGCCATCGCCGAGTCCGCCACCCTCAAGGTCGATGCGAAGGCAAAGGCGCTCAAGGCCGCGAGTCGGCCGGTCATCTCGTTCGCCGCGGGTGAGCCCGACTTCGCCACGCCGCAGCACGTCGTCGACGCCGCCGTCGCCGCCGCGCAGGACCCGAAGAACCACCGCTACACGCCCGCCACGGGACTGCCCGAGCTGAAGCAGGCGATCGCCGCCAAGACCGCTCGCGAGTCGGGCGTGTCGGTCGACCCGTCGCAGGTCATCGTGACGAACGGCGGCAAGCAGGCGGTCTACCAGGCGTTCCAGACGATCGTCGACGAGGGCGACGAGGTCCTCCTCCCGGCCCCGTACTGGACCACCTACCCGGAGGCCATCCGGCTCGCGGGCGGGGTCCCCGTCGACGTGTTCGCCGGCAGCGACCAGGACTACCTCGTGACCGTCGAGCAGCTCGAGGCCGCGCGCACCCCGAAGACCAAGGCGCTGCTGTTCTGCTCGCCGTCGAACCCGACCGGCTCCGTGTACTCCGTGGAGCAGACGAAGGCGATCGGCGAGTGGGCGCTCGAGCACGGCATCTGGGTCATCAGCGACGAGATCTACCAGGACCTCGTGTACGACGGCGTCCGTTTCACGGGCATCCTCGACGCGGTCCCGGCCCTCGCCGACACCACGATCCTCGTCAACGGCGTCGCCAAGACGTACGCGATGACCGGTTGGCGCGTCGGCTGGCTCATCGGCCCGCTCGACGCCGTCAAGGCCGCCTCGAACCTGCAGTCGCACCTGTCGAGCAACGTCTCGAACGTCTCGCAGCGGGCAGCGATCGCCGCACTGGACGGCCCGCAGGAGCCCGTCGCGGCGATGCGGGAGGCGTTCGACCGCCGTCGTCGGGCCATCGTCGACGGCCTCAACGCGATCCCGGGCTTCGTCACGCCGACGCCGAAGGGCGCCTTCTACGTCTACCCCGACGTCACGGCACTGCTCGGCCGAGAGTGGGCCGGCTCCACGCCGACGACCACGCTCGAGCTCGCGGACCTCATCCTCGAGCACGCCGAGGTCGCGGTCGTCCCCGGCGAGGCCTTCGGCCCCTCCGGCTACCTGCGGCTGTCGTACGCGCTGGGCGACGACGACATCGCCGAGGGCGTGTCGCGCCTGGCGAAGCTCTTCGGCTAG
- the rplA gene encoding 50S ribosomal protein L1 has translation MAKKSKAYQAAAAKIEADKFYTPTEAVALAKETGSAKTDSTVEVALKLGVDPRKADQMVRGTVILPHGTGKTARVIVFAVGAAAEAAIAAGADEVGGDELIQKVADGYTAFDSAVATPDLMGKVGRLGKVLGPRGLMPNPKTGTVTPNVAQAVNDIKGGKIEFRVDKHANVHFVVGKASFTPEQLDENISAALEEIVRLKPSSSKGRYITKGSVATTFGPGIPLDVNSI, from the coding sequence ATGGCGAAGAAGTCCAAGGCCTACCAGGCCGCGGCCGCGAAGATCGAGGCCGACAAGTTCTACACCCCGACCGAGGCCGTCGCCCTCGCGAAGGAGACCGGCTCGGCGAAGACCGACTCCACCGTCGAGGTCGCGCTCAAGCTCGGCGTCGACCCGCGCAAGGCGGACCAGATGGTCCGCGGCACGGTCATCCTGCCGCACGGCACGGGCAAGACCGCCCGCGTCATCGTCTTCGCGGTCGGTGCTGCTGCTGAGGCCGCCATCGCCGCCGGTGCCGACGAGGTCGGTGGCGACGAGCTCATCCAGAAGGTCGCCGACGGCTACACCGCCTTTGACTCGGCCGTCGCGACCCCGGACCTCATGGGCAAGGTCGGCCGTCTGGGCAAGGTGCTCGGCCCGCGTGGCCTCATGCCGAACCCGAAGACCGGCACCGTGACCCCGAACGTCGCGCAGGCCGTCAACGACATCAAGGGCGGCAAGATCGAGTTCCGCGTCGACAAGCACGCCAACGTGCACTTCGTCGTCGGCAAGGCCTCGTTCACGCCGGAGCAGCTCGACGAGAACATCTCGGCCGCGCTCGAGGAGATCGTCCGCCTCAAGCCGAGCTCCTCGAAGGGCCGCTACATCACGAAGGGGTCCGTCGCGACCACCTTCGGCCCGGGCATCCCGCTCGACGTCAACAGCATCTGA
- the rplK gene encoding 50S ribosomal protein L11 yields MAPKKKVTGLIKLQINAGAANPAPPIGPALGQHGVNIMEFCKAYNAATESQRGNVVPVEITVYEDRSFTFVLKTPPAAELIKKAAGVQKGSATPHTVKVAKISMDQVRQIAETKQADLNANDIEQAAKIIAGTARSMGITVEA; encoded by the coding sequence ATGGCACCGAAGAAGAAGGTCACGGGCCTGATCAAGCTGCAGATCAACGCGGGCGCCGCCAACCCGGCCCCGCCGATCGGTCCTGCGCTCGGTCAGCACGGCGTGAACATCATGGAGTTCTGCAAGGCGTACAACGCCGCGACCGAGTCGCAGCGTGGCAACGTCGTGCCGGTCGAGATCACCGTCTACGAGGACCGTTCGTTCACGTTCGTCCTCAAGACCCCGCCGGCCGCCGAGCTCATCAAGAAGGCTGCGGGTGTGCAGAAGGGGTCCGCGACCCCGCACACGGTCAAGGTCGCCAAGATCTCGATGGACCAGGTCCGTCAGATCGCCGAGACCAAGCAGGCCGACCTGAACGCCAACGACATCGAGCAGGCCGCGAAGATCATCGCCGGCACCGCGCGCTCGATGGGCATCACGGTCGAGGCCTGA